One genomic window of Mus musculus strain C57BL/6J chromosome 4, GRCm38.p6 C57BL/6J includes the following:
- the Stra6l gene encoding stimulated by retinoic acid gene 6 protein-like isoform 2 (isoform 2 is encoded by transcript variant 2) — translation MFLFSEGYQPLTVPQWAQAFVLFIGGMEVGLSYFPFFACLSSEFQLVSSILGFSYSLTWFVVTVLQISQCPHGQFLGRFETLVFYWPSLLCLGFLLGRFLHMFLKALPVHLGLEPQTEEKSMLEAHQAKHVKQLLSKPRPQEGEKSWFQTRVYEWDPCFQFPSRMVGTLLLAFICLYLFIVIEFCVFLHVRDKLDMFEDKLESYLTHMNETGTLTPIILQVKELISVTKGVWVVTILPAALTCVTYLFHILACYRKHMKRLWAGDKHFLPQKFHSPSSAASVVAIARYSGWQIAYILWGYLIIHVVQSLCGVMLMYGLVLPIIHHRGLEMLQGFGLGVLTLSIVVGLIILQVWIAGTFFLQPKLGTSDKQKPLALNNRRAFHNFNYFLFFYNVLLGLGACLSRLLISCLLGTWLIARIDRTIMQSGYEGADMGFGAWIGMLFVDHYHTNPVLVSFCHILITSHKDRKLQKTVKYWCLNQSAGPRFSARARTRWFLLQTLINNPRLVMLRKSKSGHSSGEFTQILLTCSDC, via the exons ATGTTCTTGTTCTCAGAAGGCTACCAGCCCCTGACGGTTCCTCAGTGGGCCCAAG CCTTTGTGCTTTTCATCGGAGGCATGGAGGTCGGCCTCTCCTACTTCCCTTTCTTTGCCTGCCTGTCCTCAGAGTTCCAGCTGGTCAGCTCCATCCTGGGCTTCAGCTACTCCCTGACCTG GTTTGTGGTTACTGTTCTTCAGATCTCACAGTGTCCCCATGGGCAG TTTCTGGGGAGGTTCGAGACCCTCGTTTTCTACTGGCCCTCACTGTTGTGCCTGGGTTTCCTGCTGGGTCGTTTCCTGCACATGTTCCTTAAGGCTCTGCCTGTCCACCTGGGCCTGGAGCCGCAGACA gAAGAAAAGTCGATGCTGGAAGCCCACCAGGCAAAGCACGTGAAGCAGCTCTTGAGCAAGCCCCGCCCACA AGAAGGCGAAAAGTCTTGGTTTCAAACCAGGGTGTATGAGTGGGACCCCTGCTTCCAGTTTCCCAGCAGGATGGTCGGGACCCTGCTGCTGGCGTTCATCTGCCTCTACCTT TTCATCGTCATTGAGTTTTGTGTGTTTCTGCACGTGAGAGACAAGCTGGACATGTTTGAAGACAAACTGGAGAGCTACCTCACCCATATGAACGAGACGGGGACCTTGACCCCAATCATCTTACAGGTGAAAGAACTGATCAGCGTTACTAAAG GAGTCTGGGTGGTGACCATTTTGCCTGCCGCCCTCACATGTGTCACCTATCTCTTCCACATTCTAGCCTGTTACAG AAAGCATATGAAGAGGCTATGGGCTGGAGACAAACACTTCCTCCCTCAGAAGTTCCACAGTCCCTCTTCAGCAGCAAGTGTG GTGGCCATTGCAAGGTACTCTGGCTGGCAGATAGCCTACATCCTCTGGG GCTACCTCATCATCCATGTGGTTCAGAGCCTCTGTGGGGTGATGCTCATGTACGGCCTGGTGCTGCCCATCATCCACCACCGAGGCCTGGAGATGCTGCAAGGATTTGGCCTTGGGGT CCTCACCCTGTCCATAGTCGTGGGCCTTATAATCCTACAAGTGTGGATTGCTGGCACGTTCTTCCTGCAGCCAAAGCTGGGCACATCCGACAAGCAGAAGCCCCTGGCTCTCAACAACAG GAGAGCCTTCCACAACTTCAACTACTTCCTGTTTTTCTACAACGTGCTGCTGGGCCTGGGGGCCTGCCTCTCCAGGCTGCTCATCAGCTGCCTCCTGGGCACTTGGCTGATCGCACGCATCGACAGGACCATCATGCAGAGTGGCTATGAGGGTGCAGACATGG GCTTTGGTGCGTGGATTGGTATGCTCTTTGTGGATCACTACCACACCAACCCTGTGTTGGTCAGCTTTTGCCACATTCTGATCACAAGCCACAAGGACAGGAAGCTGCAGAAGACTGTGAAATACTGGTGCCTGAACCAGTCAGCAG GTCCCCGCTTCTCGGCCAGAGCCAGAACGAGGTGGTTCCTGCTGCAGACGCTGATCAACAATCCCAGGCTTGTCATGCTCAGAAAATCAAAATCAGGTCATAGTTCGGGCGAGTTCACACAGATTCTGTTGACCTGCTCAGACTGCTGA
- the Stra6l gene encoding stimulated by retinoic acid gene 6 protein-like isoform X4 has protein sequence MFLKALPVHLGLEPQTEEKSMLEAHQAKHVKQLLSKPRPQEGEKSWFQTRVYEWDPCFQFPSRMVGTLLLAFICLYLFIVIEFCVFLHVRDKLDMFEDKLESYLTHMNETGTLTPIILQVKELISVTKGVWVVTILPAALTCVTYLFHILACYRKHMKRLWAGDKHFLPQKFHSPSSAASVVAIARYSGWQIAYILWGYLIIHVVQSLCGVMLMYGLVLPIIHHRGLEMLQGFGLGVLTLSIVVGLIILQVWIAGTFFLQPKLGTSDKQKPLALNNRRAFHNFNYFLFFYNVLLGLGACLSRLLISCLLGTWLIARIDRTIMQSGYEGADMGFGAWIGMLFVDHYHTNPVLVSFCHILITSHKDRKLQKTVKYWCLNQSAGPRFSARARTRWFLLQTLINNPRLVMLRKSKSGHSSGEFTQILLTCSDC, from the exons ATGTTCCTTAAGGCTCTGCCTGTCCACCTGGGCCTGGAGCCGCAGACA gAAGAAAAGTCGATGCTGGAAGCCCACCAGGCAAAGCACGTGAAGCAGCTCTTGAGCAAGCCCCGCCCACA AGAAGGCGAAAAGTCTTGGTTTCAAACCAGGGTGTATGAGTGGGACCCCTGCTTCCAGTTTCCCAGCAGGATGGTCGGGACCCTGCTGCTGGCGTTCATCTGCCTCTACCTT TTCATCGTCATTGAGTTTTGTGTGTTTCTGCACGTGAGAGACAAGCTGGACATGTTTGAAGACAAACTGGAGAGCTACCTCACCCATATGAACGAGACGGGGACCTTGACCCCAATCATCTTACAGGTGAAAGAACTGATCAGCGTTACTAAAG GAGTCTGGGTGGTGACCATTTTGCCTGCCGCCCTCACATGTGTCACCTATCTCTTCCACATTCTAGCCTGTTACAG AAAGCATATGAAGAGGCTATGGGCTGGAGACAAACACTTCCTCCCTCAGAAGTTCCACAGTCCCTCTTCAGCAGCAAGTGTG GTGGCCATTGCAAGGTACTCTGGCTGGCAGATAGCCTACATCCTCTGGG GCTACCTCATCATCCATGTGGTTCAGAGCCTCTGTGGGGTGATGCTCATGTACGGCCTGGTGCTGCCCATCATCCACCACCGAGGCCTGGAGATGCTGCAAGGATTTGGCCTTGGGGT CCTCACCCTGTCCATAGTCGTGGGCCTTATAATCCTACAAGTGTGGATTGCTGGCACGTTCTTCCTGCAGCCAAAGCTGGGCACATCCGACAAGCAGAAGCCCCTGGCTCTCAACAACAG GAGAGCCTTCCACAACTTCAACTACTTCCTGTTTTTCTACAACGTGCTGCTGGGCCTGGGGGCCTGCCTCTCCAGGCTGCTCATCAGCTGCCTCCTGGGCACTTGGCTGATCGCACGCATCGACAGGACCATCATGCAGAGTGGCTATGAGGGTGCAGACATGG GCTTTGGTGCGTGGATTGGTATGCTCTTTGTGGATCACTACCACACCAACCCTGTGTTGGTCAGCTTTTGCCACATTCTGATCACAAGCCACAAGGACAGGAAGCTGCAGAAGACTGTGAAATACTGGTGCCTGAACCAGTCAGCAG GTCCCCGCTTCTCGGCCAGAGCCAGAACGAGGTGGTTCCTGCTGCAGACGCTGATCAACAATCCCAGGCTTGTCATGCTCAGAAAATCAAAATCAGGTCATAGTTCGGGCGAGTTCACACAGATTCTGTTGACCTGCTCAGACTGCTGA